From the Manihot esculenta cultivar AM560-2 chromosome 3, M.esculenta_v8, whole genome shotgun sequence genome, one window contains:
- the LOC110611591 gene encoding uncharacterized protein LOC110611591, with protein MALEQLGLLAHQPVNRPCSKYATFIPVLDKFNVKDVARLFFKFVIKYWGIPPSIKSEAIGASSFEITIGRQPLTRHTVATSYGGRSPSVYKFVKGWQEKTEITKEYLSKASKKMKKWADILRRHVKFKKGDLVMVKLLPHLQRDYGKVHKDLLRRYEGPFLIEKRIGKVTYRVNLPDHIESHLVFHVSMLKPFHKNEGKPSRGVCQRAPAAIGRSYANQVKEIVSHRVVPMRGNHPSYKEYLVHWKRLSDAEATWETTQSNELNN; from the exons ATGGCCTTGGAACAGTTAG GTCTTCTCGCCCATCAACCCGTCAACAGGCCATGCAGCAAGTATGCTACTTTTATTCCTGTCCTAGACAAGTTTAATGTTAAAGATGTTGCTAGGTTGTTTTTCAAGTTTGTTATCAAGTATTGGGGCATACCTCCATCTATT AAAAGTGAGGCAATTGGAGCTAGCTCATTCGAGATTACTATAGGAAGACAACCTCTTACTCGTCACACAGTTGCCACAAGTTATGGAGGAAGGAGTCCAAGTGTTTATAAGTTTGTTAAGGGTTGGCAAGAAAAGACAGAGATTACTAAAGAGTACCTTAGCAAAGCTtcgaagaaaatgaagaaatggGCTGACATATTAAGAAGACATGTGAAGTTTAAGAAGGGTGATTTAGTTATGGTCAAACTTCTTCCACATTTGCAGAGGGACTATGGGAAAGTCCATAAGGATCTTCTTCGAAGATATGAAGGCCCCTTCCTGATTGAGAAGCGAATTGGAAAGGTGACATATCGGGTGAATCTACCAGATCATATTGAATCTCATCTTGTGTTTCATGTGAGTATGTTGAAGCCATTTCACAAGAATGAGGGTAAACCGAGTAGAGGGGTGTGTCAACGAGCACCAGCTGCCATTGGCAGAAGCTATGCTAACCAGGTGAAGGAAATAGTATCACATCGGGTGGTGCCAATGAGAGGAAACCATCCAAGTTACAAAGAATACTTGGTGCATTGGAAACGCCTGTCTGATGCCGAAGCTACTTGGGAAACAACTCAATCAAATGAGCTGAACAATTAG